TAAAAGCGGTTTTCTCCGTTTTCATAATATCTCACCTCGCCGCTATCCATCTCAAGCGTGCCATCAAAATTTTTAGGCACTAAACCACCCAGCAATTCGCCGTTGTCGCTATATTTTATAAAAAATATCCCATCATCATAGGGTTCAAATTCTTCCGTATTATTGGCGATTTTGGTGACTGATTTGGCTAGCTTTTTTTGGCTCACGTCCTCAAAAATTTCATCCGCCACAACCGCTGAGATAGCTATGAGTGCTGCCACGATAGCCATGATAAAAAATGAGTACCAAAGCGTCACGCGCGCTGTGATGGGGATATTTGCAGCTGTGATGGAGATATTTGCAAGAGTGCGCTTAATCCTTAATAACATAGCCAAGTCCTCTTTTAGTCTGGATCACTTCGCACTCACCAAATTTTTTTCTTATATTTTTTACTAGTACGTCGATGATGTTTGAGCTGCCCATATAGTCGAAGTCCCAGACGTGTTCTTTGATCTGGTCGCGGGTCAAAATTCTACCCTTATTGAGCATCAAAAACTCTAAAATTTCATACTCTTTGCCTGTTAGCTCGATATTTTGCCCGCCAAATTCGACTGACTTTTTAGAAAGGTCGATCTTTAGCTCGCCTGCGCAAATTTCACTACTTGCGCTGCCGCTGTTTCGGCGGATTAGCGTGCGCACTCTAGCTAGCAGCTCTTTAAAATCAAACGGTTTTACTAAATAATCATCAGCGCCCACGTCAAGCCCCTTTACGATGTCGTCTATCTCGTCCTTTGCGGTTAGCATGAGCACGGGCGTGGCTAGCTTTTTGGTGCGTGACTTTTGCAAAAATGCAAGGCCGTCCATCACCGGCATCATGATATCAAGCACTATGAGGTCGTAGTGCGCCACAGCGGTAAAGTCCATCGCCTCCTCGCCGTTAAACGCGCTATCGACGCTATATCCATTTTTCTTAAGGTGCTTTGTGATGACGTTGTTTAGGTCTATCTCGTCTTCAACGACTAAAATTTTCATCTTTGCCTCTTTTTGGTTTTGCTCGCTATTTTATCAAATTTAGCTCTTTATTTTTAGGCTAAGTATCTCTCCGCTGCCGGCTGCTATCTTGAAGCAATATAAA
Above is a window of Campylobacter showae DNA encoding:
- a CDS encoding response regulator transcription factor, whose product is MKILVVEDEIDLNNVITKHLKKNGYSVDSAFNGEEAMDFTAVAHYDLIVLDIMMPVMDGLAFLQKSRTKKLATPVLMLTAKDEIDDIVKGLDVGADDYLVKPFDFKELLARVRTLIRRNSGSASSEICAGELKIDLSKKSVEFGGQNIELTGKEYEILEFLMLNKGRILTRDQIKEHVWDFDYMGSSNIIDVLVKNIRKKFGECEVIQTKRGLGYVIKD